TTTCGACCATTTCCTTGGCGCTCATGCCCTCGTTGAAGAGGTAGTGCACGGCCTTGATGGAATCGCGTTCTGCCTGATCAAGCTGCTCCGGCGCCATGCCGCCCAACTCCGCCTGACGGCGCGAGTTCTCAAGCATGTACTCGCCCCAGGTCTTGATAAGCGTGCCGGTTACGATCACCGCCTTCACCGGCTCCTCGGAGGCGACGATCGGGCCGAAGCAGCCGCCCATGCTGTGGCCGAAAATGGCGATGCGGTCCTTGTCCACAAAGTCCAGGGTCTTGGCAAGCCTGAGCGCCTGAAGGTAAGCGTCCTTTTCAACACCGAAACCGAGGTCCTTGTAAACCGGTCCCTCACTGTCGCCTTGTCCCGGTTTATCGATGCGCACGGTCACAAATCCGGCCTGAACGGCGGGTTGCAGCACCGACGTGGCAAACGCATAGAGTGAGGAGAACGAGGCGTCTAGCGTGTAGGCGCCGATGCCTCCGATGTAAAAGAGACAGGGAAACTTGCCCGGCCCTTTGGGTTTGTTGATGATCACGCGGATGCGTTTTCCCTGGCTAAGGACTTGGTCGTAAATCACGTCGACGTCAGTCTCGGTCTGCTTGGGGCGAGGGGCGATTTTGGCCGAGACGGCGCCGGGCTTGTCCTTGCGCAGATATTCGATCTTGAGCGCATCGCCCTCCCTCATGCCGCGGACGGCGTTGGCGAGGTGCTGGGGTGTGGCGACGGCGGTCCCGTTGACGGAGGTCAAGATGTCGCCGACTTGGAGCTTGAGGGCCTCACCGGAGCCTCCCGGAAGGAGCCTCACGACCTTGGCGCCCTTGCCACCTTCTGCAGCTTGGGTCTGCAGCCCGAGGAAGCCCGACCGCTTGAGGGGTTCCCCGCGCTCCACTTGGGCGGCAGCCAGAGCCGAAAGGACGAGAAGTGCAAGCGGAAGCAAGCGTTTCATCTTCGGGCAGTTTACGCGAGTGCGCGGATTGACGGTTCCGGCCCAGAATTACTGTTGTAGGAGTGGATGTGCTGGTGAATCTTTACGTTAACGTATGTAATATAGCACTTTGATCCTTAGAACAACACCATAACGGTCCACCGAGGAAGGCAATCCAGGGTAAACACAGAGCTGCAATGGCGCAAACTCTGTCGAACAAGACGGCGGATCTCGCCGGTCCGGGCATCAGCACGTACGAAGAGATCGAACGCATCCTTCCCACCGATTACCGCTCCCTGCTGTCTCCCAAAGAGACCCAGATCGCCGTCGCCGCCGTCAAGCGGTACATCGAGGACGGCATGTGCAAGGAGCTCAACCTCATTCGCGTCGAGGTCCCGCTCATCGTGGACAAGGACAGCGGCGTCAACGACTATCTGGACCGCGACGGCTCGCGCACGCCGATTGATTTCCCATGCGGGCTCGGCCTGGAGAAGCGCATCGAGGCGCAGGTCGTGCAGGCGGCCACGAAGTGGAAGCGTATGGCGCTGAAGACCTTCGGCATGGACGTCGGCGAGGGCCTGATCACCGACATGCGCGCCGTGCGCAAGGACTACTTCCTCGACCACGACCACAGCGCGTATGTCGACCAGTGGGACTGGGAGCGCGTGATGACCGCCGACCAGCGCAACCTGGACTTCCTCACCGACATCATCCAGAAGATCTGGAAGGTGCTTCGCGGCGCCGAGAAGTTTGCGCTCGAGATGTATCCGCAGCTCAAGGACCCGCGATACCCCGAGCTGCCCGACGAGCTGAAGTTCCTGCACGCCGAGGAGATTCTGGACATGTATCCGGACCTGCCCCGCAAGCAGCGCGAGACGCAGATCTTGCAGAAATATCCGGCGGTGTTCATCTACGGGATCGGTTACGTGCTGAACGACGGGTATCCGCACGAGATGCGCGCGGCGGATTATGACGATTGGGTCACGCCGACCGTCAGCAAAGACGGCCGCCCAATGCACGGCCTGAACGGCGACATCCTGGTCTGGAACCCGGTGACCAAACGCCGGCACGAGCTTTCCTCGATGGGAATCCGCGTGACCAAGGACACGCTGAGGGAGCAGCTCAAGATCACGGGCCAGGAGGACTTCCTGAAGCTGCCCTACCACCAGGCGATCCTGAACGACCAGATCCCATTGAGCATCGGCGGCGGCATCGGGCAGTCAAGGGTGCTCATGCTGCTGCTGCGCAAGGCGCACCTGGGCGAGGTCAGCGTGACCGTGTGGCCGAAGCAACTAAGGGACATCTGCGAGAAGAAGAACATCTACGTGATTCAGTAGGTCTCCCTCTCCAACCCCTCCCTCAGTTTCGCTTCGCAAAACCAAGGGAGGGGCTCATCTCGCCTCGCCCCTTGTGGGAGAGGCTGGTGCCTGCCCCGGTTCAAACGGGGAGCTGCGCAAACCAAGGGAGGGGCTCATCCCCACGGACTCTGGTAGTTCGTGATGATGTGCTTGCCGTGCTCGATGTTCCGAGGCGAGCACACCAGATACCGGCAGAGCTCGGCGATGTCCTCGACGCGCATCATGCGCTCAAGCACATCGTCGGTTTCCAGCGCTTGCCAAAGAGGCGTATCCACTGATCCCGGGCATACGGAGAGAACTCTTATGCCGTGCGGCTTGCCCTCGATCGTGAGGACTTCCGAAAGCCCGTTGAGGCCGTGCTTGCTGGCGCAATAGGCCGAGCAGCCGCTGAAGCCCTGGCTTCCGGCGATCGAGCTGACCTGGACGATCTGGCCCTTTGATTCTTTGAGGTGCGGCCACGCGGCCTTGGAGAAGAGGAACGCCCCGCGCAGGTTCGTGTCGTGGATGGCGTCCCACTGTTCGGTGCTTGTCTCTTCAAACGGGACCGACTGGAAGATGCCGGCGTTGTTGACCAGGATGTCGAGCCTGCCGAACTGCTGCACCACCCGAGCCACCGTCCTCTCGACCTGCGATGCCTCCCGGACGTCGCAAACCAGGCAGAGCGAATCGGTTATCAACCGATCGGCAACCTCGGCGAGGGGCTCGGCCCTTCGACCGCAAAGGACGATCTTCACACCCTCCTCTGCAAGCACAAATGCAATCGCGGCGCCAATACCCGTCCCACCGCCCGTCACCAGAGCTACCTGGCCATCCAGCCTCAACATAGGCGGCAGGGTACCCGTGGACGAGCCAAGCGATGCAGCTAGCGTGACTCCCTCCACCCAACAGCGCAGGCACGGAACCCTGAATCATCGGGGCAAGCTCGGCGGAAACGGTGCTCATCTCCTCATCGCCTCATCCCACCAAGTTCCGCCGACCCGCCCTTCCTCACTTCCACTCTCCCCCCAACAAAAAAAAAGGGGTGGAGCGCCGGGGCAGGCGCCCACCCATAGGATCAAAGGAGGGTTGTCAGTAGGCTCGCCGATCAGTCATCGTCGCGCCGATGGAAGAAGGCGTGCTCCGGCTGCTTGGTGTGGCAAACCGTACACTTGTTGATGGTGCCGGCGTAGCCCTGCTTGGCGATGGCCTGCACGTTGTCGCGCGGGTTCGTCGAAGGCGTGATCGCATGGGGCGATCCGTGGCAGGAGGCGCAAAGGATCCCGCCGTGGCCCTTCGACTCTTTGAACAGCTTGCCTGGCTCCTCATATTCGTGGCCAGGCACGTTGTGGCAATCGCCACACTTGGGGTTATCGCGCCAAGGGACTCGGCTCGGGTCGCCCACCATGGCCATGCTGCCGTGGCAGGAATTGCAGTTCATGCCGCGAGCGGAGTGGTTGTCGCGCAAGCACTGCGTCTGGGGGCCAGGATGGCACGCGTAGCATGCATTGGCAAGCTTCGTCCCGGCCATTCGCGTCGCATGAGAAGCGTGCATGGCACTGGACAGCGTCGAGACGCCCTGGGCGCCAGGTGCTCCGAGCGCAGGATCGGCATGGCACTTGGCGCAAAGCACCGGCTGCTGGTTGATCAGGTTGGTTCCGTGCTTGGCGTCGTGCTTCTTCAGGATGTCGATCTCCGGGTGGAGGGTCGCCCCACCGTGGCAAAGATCGCACCGGATCTCCCACGACACTGGGACTACCGGTTGCGCCGAGGCCACGACCGAGCCGTTGAACGTCACTTGGATCTTTGCAAGCTGGTAGGGGTCGAGTCTTCCAGTATCGAGCAAGGGCGTGATCGGGATGCCGGGGGCCCAGAAGTCGCCGTTTCCGGTCTTGGCCATCTTGCCAGAGAGCCCGGTGCCGAAGAGCCCGATGTCGTTGGGAAGGTCGACGCCGAAGAGGGGCACGTCGTACTTCCAGAAGTTGGTCTTGGTGCTCGACTTGGTGTTGCCGGGCATGGAGTAGCGGACGGTGACGTCGCTGGTCATGACCTCTGGGCTCTCGCCGCGCCGGACCACCTGCGCGTGGACGAAGTTGGCGGGCGGCAGAATACAGAGTTTGGAGAAGTCCTGGTTCATGCAGTGCATGCCCAGGTCGTTGAAGCCGAACACGACAAAGGTCTCGGCGGCGGGAGCATTGGGCGGAATGCCGCCCACGGCCGCCCCCCACACACCCAAGGTTGCGAGGGTCACCAGTGAGGTGATGATGAGGCGTCTCTTTCGATGTGGAGCAGAACGCATGGATTGTCCTCCGATGTGAAAGGGAGGACCAGGATCGCCGCGCTGATACGAAAATGAATCTGGACAATTGGATCAAGATTGAAAGACAAGTTTGAGTCGCCCTGTGCAGGTTCAATTCACAGGCTAGCCGAAAGAAACTGATAGCGAGGGGCGGCCCATCGGGCTGACCTGTTGGAGCGAAGGACGCAGACCTGGTTAGGAGTACATTGCCTGCTTAGGCTCGTAAGGCCGCTCTACAAGCCACGAATTTCTACCCTCTGATGCGCCAACGCGCATCCGACAGACTTCCATCCCACCAATCCGCGTCGATTATGGTGTACCCCTTGGGTACTTCGGCGTCTCCTCGTTCATAGACGTGAATTCGGGTTATCCGTGGAGGGTTGTCCCGGCTGTCTTGGCGTCCTGTCTTTGGACCAGGATAGTCCTCGGCCCAGAAGCCACTGCTGGAGTCTCGGAAACTCGATTCTGAACGGATCTTCCACTTCCCCTTTCCCTCGATTGCAGCCCTTATGCGAGGCCCGGCAGATACAATCGGCTCCTTGATGACCCACAGCATTCTGTAGCCCACAGCGGCTGAGGCGATCTGGCGATGAAACGAATCCGGTGGACGTGAGGTCTCGGCAAGTGGCGGGTACGTCGCGCGCCTGGGGAGTTTCAGGCCGTTCTTCGCTGGAGTGGGCCAGTTCCTTGGCATTGGCCCCACGTAGAGCGGTCGCTCATAGATCACGATCGTCGAGTAGGAATCGCGATCTTCAGTTTCCGTTCGGGAACCCGTTGGTTCTTGCCGGGTCACAAGCCGGCCCGCTGACGTACTCACCGCCATGAACCGGTCAGACAGGACCCGGGTGCCATGAACGACTCTTCCGTCCGATGACTCGAGTTCGACAACTGCAAACTCTTGTGAGAGCGCCTTATTCACATGAGCGAGGGGCTTCTTGAGGACGAACGTGGAGCGAACGGAGCTATAACCCCGATAGGAGTCGCTTCCGCAGTTGGAGACAACAACGGGTAGTTCCTTTGCCACGCTCGGAACCCAGGTGGGCCGATAGCCCAACACTCTGTCTCTGGGCGGCCAGCCCGTATCCTGACCAGAGACAACCGCCAGCAGGAATAGAATTGCGATCATGCTGATTACTCCACAAAACCTGACGATTCACCAAACTCCAAGTTCGAATGAAGAAAGGTGACAAATAGGTCATGATTCTCTTCTGGTTAGCTCCATCGTCCTTTCCGCCATTCCCTTAATGCTCACGCGGTGATAGCCCTGAACCCCCGTTTCCAGGGTGTCGTGCAGGGGCTCGGTCCACTGTTTCGGAAGCTTGGACGCTCCCTGCATCGCGCCTAACACCGAACCCGAGGTCGCGCCGTTGCAGTCGGTGTCGAAGCAGGTCTCCACGGCCAGGCAGAGGGTCCTGCCGAAGTCGCCTTCGCCCCAGAGCAGGGCAATAGCCACGATCATCGCGTTCGAGATTGTGTGGCACCAGTCGTGCGAGCGGGTCTCGTCCCACTCGGTGTGGATGCGCCGCTGAGCTTCCGAGGCGTCGATACCCTCTCCATGCCAGGCGATGACGCGCCTGAGGGCATCCGCAAGCCGCGATTTCTGCGGAATGCACGCCAGGCCCGCCTCGATGGCTCCTTGGGGCGATTCGGCGGTAAACGCCGCCGCGATCATCGCGGCCGCCCACATCTCGCCGTAGATGCCGTTCTTCACGTGGCTGATGCTCGCATCGCGCCAGGCGAACTCGGCGGCTTTCCACGGCTCGCCGGGATTGGCGTAACCCCAGAAGTCCGCCCGAATCTGGGCTCCGATCCACTCACGATAGGGATTGCGAAAGCTCGCCGAAGCAGGCGGCAGCACGCCATTGACGAAGTTCTTGTACGCCACGCGTTCGGCGGTGCAAACGTGCAGGATCGGGATGTCGGACATCCAGAACTGCGCCACCTGGTCTGGCGTGAAGTCGCGCCCATAGCGCCTCAATATCTCGAACCCGCTGACCGTGTAGTTCAGGTCGTCGTCTTCGGGCATCTCGCGATGGTCGTCGATCCAGAAACGTCGTCCAGCAACACCGTGCTTCGTTCTGATCTCCTCGGATGGCCCTTTCGAGATGTAACCGCGGAGCGGCCACTGGCCCGTGTCCTTCAAAAAGCCCTCCATCGTCGGTCTACGCCAACCTTCGGTGACCTTGCCGAGCATGCACCCACAGCACCGCCCGAGCCAGGTGCCGTGGAGCCGGTCGAGGTCGAGGCCTGAGGTCCGAGGTCCGAGGTCCGAGGTCGGGACTGGCATTGCGCACTCGTCTCGGATGTTCTGCAGGTCGTTGGGCTCCACAAACGGGTAGCCCTCCCGTATCGGCTCAGTCTGAATCGCATCCAAAAGTGCTTCGGCACGGCGTTGGTCGGGTTCTTCCTGGCTCAAGAGGGAGTCAAACTCGGCCACAAAGGGTGAGAGATCAATCCCTTCCTGCTCCGCCTGCAGGCGTTCGGTCAGGAGGTCGTCGCGAGAAAGGTACAGCCACGTGCGGTCCACTTTGCCATCATGGCCCACCGCCGTCGGCTTTGGCTGTTAGGGCTTTGGCTTGGGATCCGCCATTCGCATCGCGCATCGCATGTCGCCACAACCGTACTCCTCACCCGGTCCCGTAAGGCGCGGGATCTTCGGTTCGCTGCGCTCCCCGATGGAACCGGGGCAAGCACCGACCTCTCCCGGGGGGGGGCGAGGTGGCTCCGCTGCTTTGCCGTCAGGGCTTGGCGACCCAGCCGTACTCCACCAGCTGCCGGTCAAAGGTGCCGTCGTCATAGAGGTCGAGGAGCGCATAGGCCGGCTTGAATTCCTGGTTCGGCCCGGTCCACCATCCCCCGCTCACCGCGCCATTGCAGGCGTAAGTCACTCCCAGATACTCCAGACGGTCGCCGAGGTGGATGTGCCCGCTCACACAGAGCTTGACGTTGGGGTGCTTGGCGAAGAGGTCTTTGAGCGGCTTCGCGTCGGCATGCATCGAGGAAATGGAAACGGAGTGGGCGCCGTCTTTGACCACATTGCTGCCAAGGAGTGTGCACACCGCTGCAATAGGGATGTGTGAGACGACCAGAACGGGACGAGACAAGGGGATAGTCGCCAGGTCGGCCTTCAGCCAGTCGAACTGCTCCGGGTCCAGTCCCGCCACATAGCCGTTGCCCTCTTTGGGCTGGATGCTGTCGAGGATGACGAAGTGCCACGGCCCCTTGTCGAAGCTGTGATAGGACCGCTCGTATTCCAGGACGTCGAGGGTGTAACGCTTGCCAAAGAGCGGGTCGGTTTTGAATCGCTCGCGAGCGCCCCAGCCAAAGACGTCATGGTTGCCAAAGCAGTAGTGGCTTTCGACGTGGCTGTTGGCCTTGTGCACGCTCTTGAACAGGTCCCACTGAAGTTTCACCCGGTCACGGTCGGCGGTGAGCGCGTCCATGATGTTGTCGCCGCCATAGACCACGAGGTCCGGCTTCTGCTCCATCGCGTGCTTCAAGCACATTTCCATGCCCTCTGCGGCATGAAGCTCAGGTTGGAGGTGGATGTCGGTGAGGTGCGCCACCCGCAAGGATCGTTTGCGTTGGGGCGAACGGCCGAACTGGGCCAGGGAATTCGCTGGAGTCAGGGCGCAAAGTGCGCCCGCGCCCGCAACTTTCAAGAAGGAGCGTCTGCTCGAAGGGGATTGTCGGCCGTCTTTCACGGCATCGAATTCGACCGTGCTCCCTCCTTTCCCTTTTCAGGGAAGAAGGAGAACAGTCGTTGGAACAGCCCTAGACTTTGGCTGCGCCTCGGCCACTCTTTGACGGCATTATCGTTTCGCCGTTTTGTCCGCCTGGCCCGTTGTGAGCCGTAACCAGGCAAGCGCCTCAGCCGCCGACTTTTTTCAGAGGTTCGGCTCCCTCTATCGCACAAAACTGTTATGCCGCTTCCGACGGCCGAGGGCAGCTAACCCCCGCTGAATCCCGGCTACGGGAAACACCGCGCTTTCACGACTCTACGTCAGGGACCTTGCGAGATCCCTCACGCTCCTCCCTGGCCGAAGCCGGAGGAAAAAGGCTGCTTTCATCTTGTGCGGGCCGCTCTTTCGCTTTGCAGGCGAATCCGGACTCGAACCGGAGACCTATCGCTTATTAGGCGACTGCTCTATCCACTGAGCTATTCACATGTTGCTCGAACGACGCGCGCGGCCTGGCGTTCCGTACCTTGTTAGGCACAAAATGCGCCGCGCCATTCTGCCCTTCCCCGTACCGCGGGTACCGGACGATCGTCCCGGACGGCGTGCCCCGATGTCATCGGAACCCGAAACCCGAGCGACTGGAATGAAGCTCTACCGGCGGAACGGTCGAACAAACATCCCTACTCTTCGGCTCTCACCCCTGAGCCCTTCGCGGGAGCCTTGCGAGGAGCGATCCTCGCGCGGACCTCTGCACTTGCCGTCGGTCCTAAGCTCCGGCCTTCAGGATCAACCCCCGACTTGCGGTTCGGAGGTCTGAGGAGCCTCAGCTTGCATAGCGGTCCCCACCTTGCGATGAGGCGGCCGGGATGAGCGCCCGACCCTTTCACGACGTTACCGCCGCTTACCCTTAGCCTGGGCCATGCCCCAGGGCGCTTCCGACGAGAGGTCCGAAGACCACCCATCCGAAGCGGCAAGAATGTTTGACGAGGCTTGTGCGATTTTGTTCACGACGAATTTCAAGAATGTGGTGTTCTGCCTGGCAAGTCGCCGCACCCAAGCCTAACTCGCAGGTGAGGGCTCCCGATTTGGCCAGGATCGCGGGGCAAAAGGTGCGCGACTTTTCAGCAGGAATACCGGGGCTCCTGCAGAATCCGTAGCGCATGAATCGAACAGTCAAATTCCTTGGCGGGTGCCTCCTCATCCTGTCGCTTGCGAATGCCGGATTTTCCCAATCGAAGCTGCTGACGCGCGACACGTTCTTCGAGATGGAATCGGTCGGCAGCCCGCAGATCTCCCCCGACGGCACCAGCGTCCTGTTTACGCGAACCGGCATTGACAAAGTCAAGGACTCCTCGGCGAGCAACCTCTGGATCACCGATGCCAAAGGCGAGCGAACCCGGCAGCTGACGGAGGGCGGCTGGCGGGACAGCGGCCCTGTCTGGTCGCCCGATGGCAAGCGCATCGCGTTCCTCTCGGATCGGGACGGCACGACCCAGCTTTATGTAATGTGGCTGGACACGCGCGAGATCGCCAAGCTCACCAACAGCGAACGCACGCCGGGCGGCGTGGTCTGGTCGCCAGACGGCAGGCAACTCGCCTACACCCAGTTTGAGCCCGACCGCGATCCGATCCTGGCGATCAAGCTGCCCGAGCGGCCCGCCGGGGCCACATGGGCGAAACCTCCGACGCTGGTGAATCGGCTCTCCTGGGGGCAAGATGGCGTTGGGCCAACTCAACCGGGAACGAGCCAGATCTATGTGCTCGACGCCATTCTTGGCGGCACGCCACGCAAGGTAACGAGCGGGGCTTTCTCCTTCGGTTCGCCAAGTTGGTCCAAGGACGGCAAGACCCTGTTCGCCTCGGCCACCAAGGTGCCGGACGATGACTGGACTAAGGGAGCGGGCGAGATCTATGCCATCGAGGCACAGACCGGGGCGATGTCCGCGCTCACCGATCGCAAGGGCCCCGACAGCGGTCCCACGGTCTCCCGGGACGGCAAATGGATCGCCTACACGGGATTCGATCACAAGGACTTCACGAGCCACCTTTCGAGCCTTTACTTGATGGACACGAAAGGCGCCGGGAAGAAGGTGCTCGCCACAGGCCTGCCCAACTCACCGTCAGGGGCGACGTGGGCGCCCGACAGTTCGGGCGTTTACTTCCTGATGGGCAAAGAGGGCAGCACCAACCTCTGGTTCGTCTCGCTCGAGGGCAAGATCTCGGAGATCACCAAGGGTGTCCAGCAGCTCGGAGGTTTTTCGCTCTCCGACAATGGAACCGTCGCGACGGTCCGTTCGACCTTCACGAATCCCGGAGTCTTGAGCGTGTTCAGCCTTCGGCGTGCGAGCGATATGCTGGAGTTGGTCGACGTCAACAAGGACGTGCTGTCGGGGGTCAGTCTCTCTACGGCGGAGGAGCTTTGGGCGACCTCGAAAGACGGCCTGAAAGTTCAAGGCTGGCTCGTCAAGCCCGCCAATTATCAGGAAGGGAAGAAGTTCCCGCTGGTGCTCTGGATTCACGGGGGGCCTTGGTCGATGTACGGCATCGGCTGGAGTTGGCCGTTCCAGAACTGGGCCGCAGAGGGCTACGGCGTCCTCTTTACGAACCCACGCGGCAGCACGGGCTACGGCCAGGACTTCGTGAACGGCATCCAATACAGCTATCCGGGCAAGGACTATGACGACCTGATGGCCTGTGTGGACGCGGCCGTGGCGAAGGGATGGGTCGACCCAAAGAACCTCTTCGTCTGCGGGGGGAGCGGGGGCGGGTGCCTCACCGCCTGGATTGTAGGGCACACCGACCGGTTCGCCGGGGCGTGCGCGATGCGCCCGGTGATTGACTGGATCTCCTTCAACGGGACCACCGACGGAGGACGGTTCTGGTACGACCAGTTCGAGAAGCTGCCCTGGGAGGACCCCACGGACCATCTGAAGCGCTCGCCGCTCACGTACGTCAGCAACGTGGTGACGCCGACGATGGTGATGACCGGCGAGGCCGACCTGAGGACGCCGATCTCGCAGAGCGAGGAGTTCTATCGGGCAATGAAACTCTTGAAGAAGGACACGCTGCTGGTGCGGATGCCTGATGAGTTCCACGGCTGGCGCCGGCCGAGCCATCAATTGATGCAGCAGCTTTATCTGATGGCGTGGTTCGAGAAGCACAAGAGGTGAGGGGAAGAAGGTCCG
This genomic stretch from Armatimonadota bacterium harbors:
- a CDS encoding alpha/beta fold hydrolase, with product MKRLLPLALLVLSALAAAQVERGEPLKRSGFLGLQTQAAEGGKGAKVVRLLPGGSGEALKLQVGDILTSVNGTAVATPQHLANAVRGMREGDALKIEYLRKDKPGAVSAKIAPRPKQTETDVDVIYDQVLSQGKRIRVIINKPKGPGKFPCLFYIGGIGAYTLDASFSSLYAFATSVLQPAVQAGFVTVRIDKPGQGDSEGPVYKDLGFGVEKDAYLQALRLAKTLDFVDKDRIAIFGHSMGGCFGPIVASEEPVKAVIVTGTLIKTWGEYMLENSRRQAELGGMAPEQLDQAERDSIKAVHYLFNEGMSAKEMVEKHPEMAAWQRGNIPDGETYSGVGIPFFRELAQTNLPKAWAGVSADVLAIYCENDFLCGRDDHERIAAAANARRAGSGEFKLLTGSDHLFRKTTSQRDSQSTWGQAGTLNPSISETLVEYLKRKLG
- a CDS encoding aspartate--ammonia ligase, coding for MSNKTADLAGPGISTYEEIERILPTDYRSLLSPKETQIAVAAVKRYIEDGMCKELNLIRVEVPLIVDKDSGVNDYLDRDGSRTPIDFPCGLGLEKRIEAQVVQAATKWKRMALKTFGMDVGEGLITDMRAVRKDYFLDHDHSAYVDQWDWERVMTADQRNLDFLTDIIQKIWKVLRGAEKFALEMYPQLKDPRYPELPDELKFLHAEEILDMYPDLPRKQRETQILQKYPAVFIYGIGYVLNDGYPHEMRAADYDDWVTPTVSKDGRPMHGLNGDILVWNPVTKRRHELSSMGIRVTKDTLREQLKITGQEDFLKLPYHQAILNDQIPLSIGGGIGQSRVLMLLLRKAHLGEVSVTVWPKQLRDICEKKNIYVIQ
- a CDS encoding SDR family oxidoreductase, which gives rise to MLRLDGQVALVTGGGTGIGAAIAFVLAEEGVKIVLCGRRAEPLAEVADRLITDSLCLVCDVREASQVERTVARVVQQFGRLDILVNNAGIFQSVPFEETSTEQWDAIHDTNLRGAFLFSKAAWPHLKESKGQIVQVSSIAGSQGFSGCSAYCASKHGLNGLSEVLTIEGKPHGIRVLSVCPGSVDTPLWQALETDDVLERMMRVEDIAELCRYLVCSPRNIEHGKHIITNYQSPWG
- a CDS encoding ADP-ribosylglycohydrolase family protein; translated protein: MDRTWLYLSRDDLLTERLQAEQEGIDLSPFVAEFDSLLSQEEPDQRRAEALLDAIQTEPIREGYPFVEPNDLQNIRDECAMPVPTSDLGPRTSGLDLDRLHGTWLGRCCGCMLGKVTEGWRRPTMEGFLKDTGQWPLRGYISKGPSEEIRTKHGVAGRRFWIDDHREMPEDDDLNYTVSGFEILRRYGRDFTPDQVAQFWMSDIPILHVCTAERVAYKNFVNGVLPPASASFRNPYREWIGAQIRADFWGYANPGEPWKAAEFAWRDASISHVKNGIYGEMWAAAMIAAAFTAESPQGAIEAGLACIPQKSRLADALRRVIAWHGEGIDASEAQRRIHTEWDETRSHDWCHTISNAMIVAIALLWGEGDFGRTLCLAVETCFDTDCNGATSGSVLGAMQGASKLPKQWTEPLHDTLETGVQGYHRVSIKGMAERTMELTRRES
- a CDS encoding metallophosphoesterase; its protein translation is MKDGRQSPSSRRSFLKVAGAGALCALTPANSLAQFGRSPQRKRSLRVAHLTDIHLQPELHAAEGMEMCLKHAMEQKPDLVVYGGDNIMDALTADRDRVKLQWDLFKSVHKANSHVESHYCFGNHDVFGWGARERFKTDPLFGKRYTLDVLEYERSYHSFDKGPWHFVILDSIQPKEGNGYVAGLDPEQFDWLKADLATIPLSRPVLVVSHIPIAAVCTLLGSNVVKDGAHSVSISSMHADAKPLKDLFAKHPNVKLCVSGHIHLGDRLEYLGVTYACNGAVSGGWWTGPNQEFKPAYALLDLYDDGTFDRQLVEYGWVAKP
- a CDS encoding S9 family peptidase, whose product is MNRTVKFLGGCLLILSLANAGFSQSKLLTRDTFFEMESVGSPQISPDGTSVLFTRTGIDKVKDSSASNLWITDAKGERTRQLTEGGWRDSGPVWSPDGKRIAFLSDRDGTTQLYVMWLDTREIAKLTNSERTPGGVVWSPDGRQLAYTQFEPDRDPILAIKLPERPAGATWAKPPTLVNRLSWGQDGVGPTQPGTSQIYVLDAILGGTPRKVTSGAFSFGSPSWSKDGKTLFASATKVPDDDWTKGAGEIYAIEAQTGAMSALTDRKGPDSGPTVSRDGKWIAYTGFDHKDFTSHLSSLYLMDTKGAGKKVLATGLPNSPSGATWAPDSSGVYFLMGKEGSTNLWFVSLEGKISEITKGVQQLGGFSLSDNGTVATVRSTFTNPGVLSVFSLRRASDMLELVDVNKDVLSGVSLSTAEELWATSKDGLKVQGWLVKPANYQEGKKFPLVLWIHGGPWSMYGIGWSWPFQNWAAEGYGVLFTNPRGSTGYGQDFVNGIQYSYPGKDYDDLMACVDAAVAKGWVDPKNLFVCGGSGGGCLTAWIVGHTDRFAGACAMRPVIDWISFNGTTDGGRFWYDQFEKLPWEDPTDHLKRSPLTYVSNVVTPTMVMTGEADLRTPISQSEEFYRAMKLLKKDTLLVRMPDEFHGWRRPSHQLMQQLYLMAWFEKHKR